The following is a genomic window from Dermatophilaceae bacterium Soc4.6.
TGCCAGGTCATCGCGGTCGGCAGGCCCATCCGCATCGTCAGGAACGCAGCGTCGACGGCGAAGGGCGAGACCACCCCCATGTGGACGTGGGCCACGTCGAAGCCGGCGAGCTCACCGCGCATCGCCCACGGTGCCAACGGGTTGACGGGCAGATCCCACGGCAGACGCAGGGCGTGGTGGTGCACGGTGAGCCCGTCGACGACCGCCGTGCGCCCTCGTCTCTCACCGTGCGTGCCGGGGGTGGCGGTGAAGACCTCGACCTCGTGACCGCGCTCGACCAGGTGCACGGCGAGGTCGTGCACCTGCACCTCGATGCCCCCCAGGCGCGGGAGGAAGCAGTCCGACAGGAGGGCGACCTTCACGCGTCGAGCATATGACGGGCAGGTCATGCGGCAGGATGAGGCGGGTGCCGCACACCCTGCTCGCCTTCCACGCCCATCCGGACGACGAGGCCCTGCTCACCGCGGGCACCCTGGCCCGGGCCGCCGCGGAGGGGCACCGGGTCGTGGTCGTCGTGGCGACCGACGGCGAGCTGGGGCTGACGTCGGCCGACTTCCGCGAGGCGCCCGAGGGGCTCGGCAGCCGTCGCCTCGACGAGCTGCACGCCAGCGCCAGGGCGCTCGGGGTGCACCGGGTGGAGTACCTCGGCTACGCCGACAGCGGGATGGGCCCCGAGATGCTGCCCGACCCCCCGGGTAAGCAGCGGTTCATCGCCGCCGACGTCGACGAGGCGGCGGACCGGCTCGCGGCGCTGCTGCGCGAGGAGTCGGTCGACGTGCTGCTCACCTACGACCGCAACGGCGGCTACGGCCACCGCGACCACGTGCGGGTGCACGAGGTCGGGGCGCGGGCGGCCGAGCTGGCCGGCACGCGGCGGGTGCTCCAGGCCACCGTGCCCCGCAACGAGATCCTGCGCGGCATCCGGCTGGCCGCGAGGGTCTACCACTTCCCGCCCGACTTCGACATCACGTCCTTCGAGCGGGCCTACAGCCCGCGGGCCGAGATCACCCACCGCATCTCCGTGCGCCGGTATGCCGGGCAGAAACGCGCGTCGATGCGGGCCCACGCGTCGCAGGCCGCCGTCGACGGCGGCGCCGACCGCACCCTCGCGGCGTTCCTGCGCATCCCCCGCCCGCTCTACGACCTGGTCTTCGGGCGGGAGTGGTTCGTCGACCCGTCCCGCCCGCCTGGCCGAGCCGTCGCCCGCGACGTCTTCGACGGCCTGTGACTCCCCTCCGGGCCTGGATGCGCCCGGATGGGTCCGGCGGATCGGCGACCTCGCTCACACCCGGGCGGGCGGCCTGACCGCACCCCCTACTCTGACGACGTCCGTCATCAGATGCGGCTGTCGAACCGGGCGCCGCCGCCCCATCGCACCCAGGAGGCCCTCGTGCAGCACCTCACCGACAAGGTCGTCGCCATCACCGGGGCCGGCTCCGGCATCGGACGGGCGCTGGCCCGACGTTTCGCGCTCGAGGGCGCGCACCTCGCGCTGTCCGACGTCAACGCCGATGGGCTGGCCGAGACCGGGCGGCTGCTGACCGACCTGCCCGTGCGGGTGACGACGGCGGTCGTCGACGTCAGCGACGAGCAGTCGGTGCTCGACTGGGCCGACGCCGTCGTGGCCGACCACGGACGGGTCAACGTGATCGTCAACAACGCCGGCGTCGCGCTCTCGGGCACGGTTGCCGGCATCTCCATGACCGACTACCGGTGGATCATGGGTATCAACTTCTGGGGTGTCGTGCACGGGACGAAGGCCTTCCTGCCTCACCTCGAGGCGTCCGGTGAGGGGCACGTGGTCAACATCTCGAGCGTCTTCGGGCTGACGGCGCAGCCGTTCATGAGCGGCTACAACGCCAGCAAGTTCGCCGTTCGCGGCTTCACCGAGTCGCTGCGCCAGGAGCTGGACATCTCCGACTCGCCGGTGACCGCCACGTGCGTTCACCCCGGAGGCATCAAGACCAACATCGCGAGGGCGGCTCGCATGAGCGACAGCCTCGTGTCCGCCACCGGGCAGAGCGCCGAGGCGTCGGCCAAGGACTTCGAGAAGCTGTTCTTCACCTCGGCCGACTCGGCCGCCAAGGTCATCGTGGCGGGCGTGAAGCGCAACCGGCGACGGGTGCTGATCGGGGCCGACGCCCGCGTCTTCGACGCGATGCCCCGCCTGGCCCCGACCGGCTACCAGCGCCTCATCGGCGCCGTCACCAAGAGCCGGATGGGCAAGTCGTAGGCCCCGGCGCGACCGGTCTCACGAGGTCTTGAGCAGCCGCCGCACCTGTCGGGTGCGCGCCTCGTCGGCGATCCGGTCGTCGATCTCACCCGGCTCGAAGGGGCGACCGGTGGCGAGCTCGGCGGCCGCACCGATGAGGTGGTCGGCGAGGCGGGGGTTGGCCGGCAGAGCCGGGCCGTGCAGGTAGCAGCCGATGACGTTGCCGGTCATCGCACCCTCCGTCTGGTCGGTGCCGTTGTTGCCGTTGCCGGCCCGGACGGTGCCGAGGGGTGCCTGGCCCGGCGCGAGCAGTGTTGAGCCCGAGTGGTTCTCGAAGCCGACGACCTCACCCCACTGGGTCTGCACCACGAGCCCGCCGATCATCCGCTTGGCGTTGCC
Proteins encoded in this region:
- a CDS encoding SDR family NAD(P)-dependent oxidoreductase; protein product: MQHLTDKVVAITGAGSGIGRALARRFALEGAHLALSDVNADGLAETGRLLTDLPVRVTTAVVDVSDEQSVLDWADAVVADHGRVNVIVNNAGVALSGTVAGISMTDYRWIMGINFWGVVHGTKAFLPHLEASGEGHVVNISSVFGLTAQPFMSGYNASKFAVRGFTESLRQELDISDSPVTATCVHPGGIKTNIARAARMSDSLVSATGQSAEASAKDFEKLFFTSADSAAKVIVAGVKRNRRRVLIGADARVFDAMPRLAPTGYQRLIGAVTKSRMGKS
- a CDS encoding PIG-L family deacetylase; the protein is MRRVPHTLLAFHAHPDDEALLTAGTLARAAAEGHRVVVVVATDGELGLTSADFREAPEGLGSRRLDELHASARALGVHRVEYLGYADSGMGPEMLPDPPGKQRFIAADVDEAADRLAALLREESVDVLLTYDRNGGYGHRDHVRVHEVGARAAELAGTRRVLQATVPRNEILRGIRLAARVYHFPPDFDITSFERAYSPRAEITHRISVRRYAGQKRASMRAHASQAAVDGGADRTLAAFLRIPRPLYDLVFGREWFVDPSRPPGRAVARDVFDGL